GAATACCTGGAAATGATGGCTGATGTCCTGCAACTGCTGGAGTTGTGCTTTGACAGTCCATGGTTGTTGAGCTAGGTGTTTTATCCATCTGATTACTAGCTCAGAGTCCACTTCAAGGATCACTTTAGTATATCCTAATTGGAgacaccaagtcaaaccaaagatGGCTGCCAATATTTCAGATTGGTTGTTTGTGCCTTCTCCAAAAGGGGTTGAGAAAGCAAAGAGAAGATCTCCTTGATTGTTCCTTAGCAATCCTCTCCCTCCTATTTTTCCAGGGTTGTGAAGTGCACTAGCATTAGTGTTCAGCTTCACCATGTGAGCTGAAGGTTTCCTCCAGTAGACAGTACTAACATTAACTTCATTAGTACATTTTTCCACAAGAAGGACTAGTTCCTTCCAGCTATTTGGCCAGCTGATATAGGAGTAGGTAGTGCTTAGAAGGTTGAAGTTATCCTTGAAGACTGAGTAGATCACTCTTGTAATATTGGACTGCTTCCCTTCATATTTGATGGCACCTCTATTtttccataggttccaacatATGAAGATTGGAGTTGCTTGTAGGATAAGTTTATGGACCTCAATACTGTAATTACTGGACCACCACCTCATCATCAGGTTTCTAAGGGGTGTGTATTCTTTACTAATACCTAGAGAATCAGAAAATACACTCCAAACCTTCCTGGCAAAGTTTCCagaaacaaatatatggtcaATGGTATCCAAACCAGCTCTATGGCAACAGTAACATTGGGCTGGGGCTTTTCCAAAGCTGATAAGCTTTTTATTAGTAGGTAGTTTCCCTCTAAGTGCTCTCCAGAGTAGGAAGGAACACTTAAAAGGAATGTGTTTGTGCCATGTTTGAGAGTTAATTCTTGTCTTACTCCTTTTGTCCCTGATAAGttcccaggcagaagaacaactaaaTTCCCCACTGCTATTAGGCTTCCAAGAGGCCTGATCAAGTTTGTGGGGCTGATAGTTGATGTTACTTGCCAGGATGCTAGGTACAAACTGAGGAGGTGCTTTCTGAGAGACCAGTTATGCATTCCATTGACCATTAATTATGAAAGAAGACACCTTAGTATTGTTCTGTCTACTACTGGCAGACCTGAAATTAGCTAAGGGGCCAACTCCCAActaattatcccaccaaaagaggcaagaACTAGACAGTATCTGTCATTGGATATGAGGCTCAACATTGTGCTTGTtcttcatgaggtgcttccatatCAGAGACTGTCCTGTATGCCATTTTTTGGTTATAGGATTTGACCTCTGACAGTACTTAGCTTTGAGGAACTCACTCCATAgcttgggttgtgtcttgatgtaaTAAGGGAAAATGGTTAGGCACGCTTCTCGAAAAATGAAACCACACAAActgaactatcctactcatgaccttgagctcgcTGTCATAGTATTTACCTTGAAATTttagaggcattacttatatggcaAAAAGTGTAACatatttactgatcacaagagtttgaagtacttgggtacacaaaaagagttgaatttgaggcaacgtagatggcttaaactcattaaagattatgactgcacGATCAattatcatctgggtaaagccaatatggtaGCAGATGCGCTAAGTCGTAAAGCCCTTGCTAGTTTATTGCTAAGCCACTTGCCTTTATTTCTTAGACCAAGAGCCATAAATGTTTGTCTTGCATTTAACTCTGATGTCTCTATTGTTGCCGATTTGCAAGTCAAACCAGTTCTACTTGAACAGGTGAAAAAAGCACAGAAGTTAGATGAGAAGCTggtgaaattgatcaaagaagctcaaattggagaaaagtttgattttaaattaagggaGGATGGTGTCCTACTTTATCAAAATAGGTTATGTGTCCCTAAATATGACAATTTGAGAaaggaaattttgaatgaagcacatacttcaccatatgcaatgcatctTGGAGGTACTAAAATGTACCAAACCATTAGAGAATACTACTGGTGTAAtagtatgaagaaggacatagcggagtttacTTCTAGATGCTTAGTTTGTCAACAGATAAAGGTCGAGCATCAAGTCCTGACTGGTTTGTTACAACCCTTATCGATACCTGAGTAGAAAAGGGAAAGAATAACTATGGACCTTATTTCTCGGCTTCTACAcactcaaagaaatcatgatgcaatttgggttatagctgataggctaaccaaaagtgctcatttcttggccatcaagGTGGACTACCCACTTGAATGTCTAGCCAAATTGTATGTTGAGGAGATTGTAAGGTTACATGGGGTTTCTGTTTCTGTTATATCTGACCGAGacccaaggtttacatctagattctaGATTAAATTGAAAGAAGCTTTGGGcactaggttgaactttagtacatctttccaTCCTAAGACAGACAGTCAATCCGACagggtgattcaaatcttggaagatatgcttcgagcttgcattatggaatttgaaggtagttgaGACAGACATCTAGCCTTGATAGAatatgcttataataatagctaccaatcaagTATAGGCATGCCTCCCTAcaaagccttatatgggagaaagtgtagaactccTCTTTACTGTagtgaagttggtgaacgaAAACTAGTTGGCCCTGAGATGGTGAAACAAATggaaaataaggtaaaagtcatcaaggatcgtctaaaaattgcttcagatagtcaaaagtcttatgctgatcttaagaggcgtgaaattgaatatcaagtaggagataaggtctttttaaaggtttctccatagaagaagattatgagatttggccaaaaaggaaaactaAGTCCTTTATTTGTTAGACCATACgaagtacttgagagagttggtcCAGTTGCATATAAACTGGCTCTTCCACCGGAGTTAGATAGAATCTACAATGtctttcatgtttctatgcttagaaAATATCGCTCCGATCTATCTCATGTTCTCGCTGTCGAATCCATTGAGAGATAAGTCCTGACTTGATATATAATGAGGAACCTATACAAATCTTGGCCCATGAGACAAAAGAGCTTAGAAacaagaaagttcctttagtaaaagtcctttggaggaatcattcTAGCAATGAAGCAACCTGGGAGTGAGAAGAGGATATGTGAATTAAGTGTCCACATTTGTTTTGAGTATAAGGTAAATTTTGAGatgaaatttcttaaggggggagacttgtaacaccccaattttctttttatgtttttttctaaAGAATTTCCAGGTGGTccacgttatctatgaagttctacgtaaGCTATTGATTGGGATATCTTACgtgtttcccaatgat
This sequence is a window from Solanum dulcamara chromosome 10, daSolDulc1.2, whole genome shotgun sequence. Protein-coding genes within it:
- the LOC129869765 gene encoding uncharacterized protein LOC129869765; amino-acid sequence: MDISRLMTHAEPIEEEKLKEVPRMTKKDRTENGSYFDNTSVPKYHKDKKAPPQFVPSILASNINYQPHKLDQASWKPNSSGEFSCSSAWELIRDKRSKTRINSQTWHKHIPFKCSFLLWRALRGKLPTNKKLISFGKAPAQCYCCHRAGLDTIDHIFVSGNFARKVWSVFSDSLGISKEYTPLRNLMMRWWSSNYSIEVHKLILQATPIFICWNLWKNRGAIKYEGKQSNITRVIYSVFKDNFNLLSTTYSYISWPNSWKELVLLVEKCTNEVNVSTVYWRKPSAHMVKLNTNASALHNPGKIGGRGLLRNNQGDLLFAFSTPFGEGTNNQSEILAAIFGLTWCLQLGYTKVILEVDSELVIRWIKHLAQQPWTVKAQLQQLQDISHHFQVFKCSHTYREANFTADALSKHSHKCTTPHIYLTKQELPKEARAYFELDKLEMANFRRRRLKRIKKPP